The proteins below are encoded in one region of Hordeum vulgare subsp. vulgare chromosome 3H, MorexV3_pseudomolecules_assembly, whole genome shotgun sequence:
- the LOC123442191 gene encoding uncharacterized protein LOC123442191 — MAFPRQGKRRDAYQGNSTRRDGGVNRKLRHYSPKGALSPIFTSSPRRTPACQANQQPCRRRSPAPSSVAPTTASRRCSSPPRSSSSPAAPRPSPTSGGRPVPDPALPLLRARFRPRGAPRAPCRSPPSARWARTVVAGREEAGPAAPVAAAALLLGRSLGRWSWRGMDARNCEGVGNVQQRRPMGQDDPVVCAQWLQQHLGQPDIKILDASWYMPHESRDAWQEYQVSLWIMFAVNSSPLLCQCFSRLRCSDMLRWPIFLARSTSTLMVFQIVRLICHPCCHWKRLSRQRFLHLASVTMTKSLFMMGRGSTARLVFGGKQRAAWVEFNRMTEIKLSC, encoded by the exons GGGGCTCTTTCTCCAATCTTCACCAGCTCCCCCCGCCGAACCCCAGCTTGCCAAGCCAACCAACAGCCATGCCGGCGGCGGTCGCCTGCTCCGTCAAGTGTCGCCCCCACCACCGCCTCTCGGCGCTGCAGCTCCCCACCGCGCTCCAGCTCCTCCCCCGCGGCGCCTCGGCCTTCGCCGACGAGCGGCGGGCGACCGGTGCCGGACCccgccctccctctccttcgcGCGCGCTTTCGACCAAGGGGAGCCCCCCGTGCCCCCTGCCGAAGCCCGCCGTCCGCGAGATGGGCCCGCACCGTCGTGGCGGGACGCGAGGAAGCCGGACCCGCTGCTCCCGTGGCCGCAGCCGCCCTGCTCTTAGGGCGGAGCTTGGGGAGGTGGTCATGGCGTGGCATGGATGCGAGGAATTGTGAGGGGGTGGGGAATGTACAACAGAGGCGGCCAATGGGGCAGGACGATCCGGTTGTGTGTGCACAGTGGCTGCAGCAGCACCTAGGCCAGCCCGACATCAAG ATACTAGATGCTTCCTGGTACATGCCACATGAGAGCAGGGACGCATGGCAAGAATACCAGGTTTCTTTATGGATCATGTTTGCTGTAAACTCTTCACCCCTTTTGTGCCAATGTTTCTCGCGGCTAAGATGTTCAGATATGCTCAGGTGGCCCATATTCCTGGCGCGCTCTACGTCGACATTGATGGTATTTCAGATCGTACGACTCAT TTGCCACCCATGCTGCCATTGGAAGAGGCTTTCGCGGCAGCGGTTTCTGCACTTGGCATCAGTAACCATGACAAAGTCATTGTTTATGATGGGAAGGGGTTCTACAGCGCGCCTCGTGTTTGGTGGTAAGCAGCGCGCTGCTTGGGTTGAGTTCAACAGAATGACTGAAATCAAACTTTCTTGCTAA
- the LOC123440974 gene encoding uncharacterized protein LOC123440974, with product MEPARFFRCVPGHGRLEEEDDEEQSSGGCFLDVYVHGARGIHNICIYADQDVYARFSLTSSPGHAPALSTRVAKGGGASPRFDERLPPLRVRRGRLGTDALKCEVWMRSCAESVLEHQLLGFALVPLADVAAADGARMPRREFSLSSTDLTHLPAGTVSLSLALRSGHGDACSVGPSECVVAEPSITSEVVILQPQAPPVDYLGIEFPDLNTARENEDMAVQYLPFLHLGMAPADAMETGTSPRGENSMPVSSDGSKNASTTTTTSDDRAIDVSSSPATKKPHHGAHEVTVSTPMCRASVDAPMSNGAAAEGKEKGGVFKSPMATCDIVDIEAEQSAMQRQIMEMYVKSMQQFTESLGAMKLPMELDGDGGAGVVVKPEAEAGKDGARVFYGSRAFF from the coding sequence ATGGAGCCGGCGAGGTTCTTCCGGTGCGTGCCGGGCCATGGGCggttggaggaggaagacgatgaggAGCAGAGCAGCGGCGGGTGCTTCTTGGACGTGTACGTGCACGGCGCGCGCGGCATCCACAACATCTGCATCTACGCGGACCAGGACGTGTACGCGCGCTTCTCCCTCACGTCCAGCCCGGGCCACGCGCCGGCGCTCTCCACGCGCGTGGCCAAAGGAGGGGGCGCCAGCCCGCGCTTCGACGAGCGCCTCCCGCCGCTGCGCGTCCGGCGGGGCAGGCTCGGCACCGACGCGCTCAAGTGCGAGGTGTGGATGCGCAGCTGCGCGGAGAGCGTCCTCGAGCACCAGCTCCTCGGGTTCGCGCTCGTGCCGCTCGCCGATGTCGCGGCCGCCGACGGCGCGCGGATGCCGCGGCGGGAGTTCTCTCTGTCGTCCACGGATCTCACCCACTTGCCCGCCGGCACGGTGAGCCTCTCCCTCGCCCTCCGCTCAGGCCACGGCGATGCGTGCAGCGTGGGGCCGTCGGAGTGCGTCGTGGCGGAGCCGTCGATCACGTCGGAGGTGGTCATCCTCCAGCCGCAGGCGCCTCCGGTGGACTACTTGGGGATCGAGTTCCCAGACCTCAACACGGCGAGAGAGAACGAGGACATGGCCGTGCAGTACCTGCCGTTCTTGCACCTCGGGATGGCCCCGGCGGACGCCATGGAGACGGGCACGAGCCCGCGCGGCGAGAATTCGATGCCGGTGTCCTCCGACGGAAGCAAGAACGCCTCGACGACCACCACGACCAGCGACGACAGGGCGATCGAcgtctcctcctcgccggcgacaAAGAAGCCGCATCACGGCGCCCACGAAGTAACCGTGTCGACGCCGATGTGCCGCGCCTCAGTGGACGCGCCGATGTCCAACGGAGCGGCGGCGGAGGGCAAGGAGAAGGGTGGCGTTTTCAAGTCTCCCATGGCCACGTGCGACATCGTCGACATAGAGGCGGAGCAGAGCGCGATGCAGCGACAGATCATGGAGATGTACGTGAAGAGCATGCAGCAGTTCACCGAGTCGCTGGGCGCGATGAAGCTGCCGATGGAgctcgacggcgacggcggcgccggGGTGGTCGTCAAGCCGGAGGCGGAGGCGGGGAAAGACGGGGCGAGGGTGTTCTACGGAAGCAGAGCTTTCTTCTGA